A single region of the Halobellus ruber genome encodes:
- a CDS encoding archaemetzincin family Zn-dependent metalloprotease: MLVDIVPIGDLPAQVKREASAALRGVYDCEVTVAEEQSIPDGAFDRSRNQYRAEQFIELASRAGTGEKNIGITAQDLYYRRRNYVFGLAYLNGNGSVISTHRLQTSSDGGITSKPQSEVFADRVRKEVVHEIGHTLGLEHCDNSKCVMSFSPTVREVDVKEENLCGSCSQSLY, encoded by the coding sequence ATGCTCGTCGACATCGTGCCGATCGGGGATCTCCCGGCACAGGTCAAACGGGAGGCGTCGGCCGCGCTACGGGGGGTCTACGACTGCGAGGTCACGGTGGCCGAAGAGCAGTCGATCCCCGACGGCGCGTTCGACCGGAGCCGGAACCAGTACCGCGCCGAGCAGTTCATCGAGCTGGCGAGCCGGGCCGGAACGGGCGAGAAGAACATCGGGATCACCGCTCAGGACCTTTATTACCGCCGGCGCAACTACGTCTTCGGGCTCGCGTACCTCAACGGGAACGGCTCCGTGATCTCTACTCACCGCCTCCAGACCTCCTCCGACGGCGGGATCACCTCCAAACCCCAGTCGGAGGTGTTCGCCGACCGCGTCCGGAAAGAGGTGGTCCACGAGATCGGCCACACCCTCGGCTTGGAACACTGCGACAACAGCAAATGCGTGATGTCCTTCTCCCCGACCGTCCGCGAGGTCGACGTGAAAGAGGAGAACCTCTGTGGCTCCTGCAGCCAGTCGCTGTACTGA
- a CDS encoding universal stress protein codes for MEYLVAVDGSESSTHALEHAIEFASQAGAALRVAYAVEPRILVEGEEEPTNAAVGERIYTENIEVAENRGEEVLADARAQVEAAGLSAETELLYGDPVDSIAEYAEGEGVTGIIVGHRGLSSQVERMVGSVAKGLVENATVPVTVVK; via the coding sequence ATGGAGTATCTCGTCGCAGTCGACGGTTCGGAGTCGAGCACCCACGCGCTCGAACACGCGATCGAGTTCGCCTCGCAGGCCGGCGCCGCCCTGCGCGTCGCCTACGCCGTCGAGCCGCGCATCCTCGTCGAGGGCGAGGAGGAGCCGACGAACGCCGCGGTCGGCGAGCGGATCTACACCGAGAACATCGAGGTCGCCGAGAACCGCGGCGAGGAGGTCTTAGCCGACGCCCGAGCGCAAGTGGAGGCCGCCGGGCTGTCCGCGGAGACGGAACTGCTCTACGGCGACCCCGTCGACAGCATCGCGGAGTACGCCGAGGGCGAGGGCGTCACCGGGATCATCGTCGGCCACCGGGGGCTGTCGAGCCAGGTCGAACGGATGGTCGGCAGCGTCGCCAAGGGGCTGGTGGAGAACGCCACCGTCCCGGTGACCGTCGTAAAGTGA
- a CDS encoding EMC6-like membrane protein — MATESQGGLSDHLRGVTVTTLACLAGVIAALVSARFVGTGVEDAASRQSLLIVGALIAAQLPILRVIGIDVSEFGAKDYLYVVFMTFTLWFVTFGVLLTEGVAI; from the coding sequence ATGGCTACGGAATCGCAGGGCGGCCTCTCCGACCACCTCCGGGGGGTCACGGTCACCACGCTCGCCTGCCTCGCCGGGGTGATCGCGGCGCTGGTGTCGGCCCGGTTCGTCGGCACCGGCGTCGAGGACGCCGCCAGCAGACAGTCGCTGCTCATCGTGGGCGCACTGATCGCCGCGCAGTTGCCGATCCTGCGCGTCATCGGCATCGACGTCTCGGAGTTCGGTGCGAAGGACTACCTCTACGTGGTGTTTATGACGTTCACGCTGTGGTTCGTCACGTTCGGGGTCCTGTTGACCGAAGGCGTGGCGATCTAA
- a CDS encoding ribosome biogenesis/translation initiation ATPase RLI, whose protein sequence is MADDSIAVVDLDRCQPDRCNYECASYCPPNRTGQECIVTREEYYDDDEPFDGDPDQIRISEEICLGESCGICVEKCPFDAIEIINLPTELEDDPVHRYGENAFALYGLPIPEPGTVTGILGPNGIGKTTAVRALADELVPNLGDYGTDPGWERVLDRYRGTELQTYIERVQAGEITIARKPQYVDQLPAQFGGTTIDLLESTDERGALDDYIDRLGIRPVVDQPLDTLSGGELQRVALAATLARDRDFYFLDEVSPYLDIGQRVTAARLIRELADEEDRAVLVVEHDLAILDLLADSLHVAYGEPGAFGVITDPKSVRNGINEYLTGYLSNENMRIRPDEIEFHEHAPRETSKSTPLVDYPALSKSYGDGEFSLEVESGTIYESEVLGVVGPNGIGKSTLAKLFTGALEPDEGDLDFRLDISYKPQYIEIDQPMRVDAFLSSITSDVGTSYWNTEIAKPLQLERIMERNLDDLSGGERQRVAIAAALSEDADLYVMDEPSAHLDVEQRVQATTAIRRYAENHDETVLVIDHDIYMIDLLADRLMVFDGKPSEYGHAGVPQEMRAGMNDFLRDLDITFRRDERTKRPRINKPDSQLDRKQKKQGEYYYAP, encoded by the coding sequence ATGGCCGACGACAGCATCGCGGTCGTCGACCTCGACCGGTGTCAGCCCGATCGGTGTAACTACGAGTGTGCGAGCTACTGCCCCCCGAACCGGACGGGCCAGGAGTGCATCGTCACCCGCGAGGAGTATTACGACGACGACGAGCCGTTCGACGGCGACCCCGATCAGATACGGATCTCCGAGGAGATCTGCCTCGGGGAGTCCTGCGGGATCTGTGTCGAGAAGTGCCCCTTCGACGCGATCGAGATAATCAACCTCCCCACCGAACTCGAGGACGATCCGGTCCACCGCTACGGCGAGAACGCGTTTGCGCTCTACGGCCTCCCGATCCCCGAGCCCGGGACCGTGACCGGGATCCTCGGCCCCAACGGGATCGGGAAGACCACTGCGGTCCGGGCGCTGGCCGACGAGTTGGTCCCGAACCTCGGCGACTACGGAACCGACCCCGGCTGGGAACGCGTCCTCGACCGCTACCGCGGGACGGAACTCCAGACCTACATCGAGCGGGTCCAGGCGGGGGAGATCACCATCGCACGAAAGCCCCAGTACGTCGATCAACTCCCCGCGCAGTTCGGCGGAACCACCATCGACCTGCTCGAATCCACCGACGAGCGCGGTGCGCTCGACGATTACATCGACCGGCTGGGGATCCGGCCGGTCGTCGACCAGCCGCTGGACACCCTCTCCGGCGGGGAGCTCCAGCGGGTCGCGCTGGCGGCCACCCTCGCGCGGGACCGCGACTTCTACTTCCTCGATGAGGTGTCGCCGTACCTCGACATCGGCCAGCGCGTCACCGCGGCGCGGCTGATCCGCGAACTCGCCGACGAGGAGGATCGCGCCGTCCTCGTCGTCGAACACGACCTCGCCATCCTGGATCTGCTCGCGGACTCGCTGCACGTCGCGTACGGCGAACCCGGGGCCTTCGGCGTCATCACGGATCCGAAGTCGGTCCGGAACGGCATCAACGAGTACCTCACGGGGTATCTCTCCAACGAGAACATGCGGATCCGCCCCGACGAGATCGAGTTCCACGAGCACGCGCCGCGGGAGACCTCGAAGTCGACGCCGCTCGTCGACTACCCGGCGCTGTCGAAGTCCTACGGCGACGGGGAGTTCTCCTTGGAGGTCGAGTCCGGCACCATCTACGAGTCGGAGGTCCTGGGCGTGGTCGGCCCCAACGGGATCGGGAAGTCGACCCTCGCGAAGCTGTTTACCGGAGCGCTGGAGCCCGACGAGGGCGACCTCGACTTCCGGCTCGACATCTCGTATAAGCCGCAGTACATCGAGATCGACCAGCCGATGCGCGTCGACGCGTTCCTCTCGTCGATCACGAGCGACGTCGGCACCTCCTACTGGAACACCGAGATCGCGAAGCCGCTCCAACTCGAACGGATTATGGAGCGGAACCTCGACGATCTCTCGGGCGGGGAGCGCCAGCGGGTCGCGATCGCGGCCGCCCTCTCCGAGGACGCGGACCTCTACGTGATGGACGAGCCCTCCGCGCACCTCGACGTCGAACAGCGCGTGCAGGCGACGACGGCCATCCGTCGGTACGCCGAGAACCACGACGAGACGGTGCTCGTGATCGATCACGACATCTATATGATCGACCTGCTGGCCGACCGGCTGATGGTGTTCGACGGCAAACCCTCCGAGTACGGGCACGCGGGGGTCCCCCAGGAGATGCGTGCGGGGATGAACGACTTCCTCCGGGATCTGGACATCACCTTCCGCCGGGACGAGCGGACCAAACGCCCCCGGATCAACAAGCCCGACTCCCAGTTGGACCGCAAACAGAAGAAGCAAGGCGAGTACTACTACGCGCCGTAG
- the pheA gene encoding prephenate dehydratase yields the protein MQVVTLGPAGTYSHRAARAVDDDVVFRESVSAIVAAVDSGEHERGVVPIENSIEGSVTETLDAIADAEIAVTQEVITPIRHALLAQSPNFETIASHSQALAQCRAYIEREYPDHDLEAVTSTAAGVERAREDPTVAGIGHPDNAAGDLTVVAEDIQDRSSNATRFFVVAPVSARSAGGGKSTVVVYPNANYPGLLLELLEAFADRDINLSRIESRPSGNRLGDYLFHIDFEAGLYEDRAQAALDDIETIAADGWVKRLGSYDKRHVLY from the coding sequence ATGCAGGTAGTCACGCTGGGCCCCGCAGGGACGTACTCCCACAGAGCCGCCCGGGCGGTCGACGACGACGTCGTCTTCCGGGAGTCGGTGTCGGCCATCGTCGCCGCGGTCGACTCCGGGGAGCACGAACGCGGCGTCGTCCCGATCGAAAACAGCATCGAGGGGAGCGTCACCGAGACCCTCGACGCCATCGCCGACGCCGAGATCGCGGTCACTCAGGAGGTCATCACCCCGATCCGCCACGCGCTTTTAGCGCAGTCGCCGAACTTCGAGACGATCGCCTCCCACTCCCAGGCGCTGGCGCAGTGCCGCGCCTACATCGAACGCGAGTACCCCGACCACGACCTCGAAGCCGTCACGAGCACCGCCGCGGGGGTCGAACGCGCCCGCGAGGACCCCACGGTCGCCGGGATCGGTCACCCCGACAACGCCGCCGGCGACCTCACCGTCGTCGCCGAGGACATCCAGGACCGCTCCTCGAACGCCACGCGTTTCTTCGTCGTCGCGCCGGTCTCCGCGCGGTCGGCCGGCGGCGGCAAGTCCACCGTGGTGGTCTACCCGAACGCCAACTACCCCGGACTCCTCTTGGAACTGCTCGAGGCGTTCGCCGACCGCGACATCAACCTCTCGCGGATCGAGTCCCGACCGAGCGGAAACCGGCTGGGCGATTACCTCTTCCACATCGACTTCGAGGCGGGGCTCTACGAGGACCGCGCGCAGGCGGCGCTCGACGACATCGAGACGATCGCTGCGGACGGGTGGGTGAAGCGGCTGGGATCGTACGACAAGCGGCACGTGCTCTACTAG
- a CDS encoding RNA 3'-terminal phosphate cyclase, with the protein MIDLDGSDGGGQLVRTALSLSALGGEPFRMERVRGDRPNPGLKRQHLACVEAVAALTDADVEGAAVGSETLQFDPVVRPDAAAAPDEVAVDIGTAGSATLVADTLLPLATRIDEPLHARVTGGTDVRWSPSADYLRRVKLPLLRAFGLDADASVERRGFFPAGGGRLDLRLRPSSLAPIELGLHDGVRAPVTDPRIAVYAAAADDVADGDPAGRLADAAVTALGDRDLAGNATATTASVEADSTGAVLTVVVADAAVPGSTSGRAEPRAGFVAYGDTTDAPSSLADTAADAVERWQATDAPVDANLGDQLVVWLAIAGGAVPIPRVTDHVRTNVELVSAFGYDVAIEARGDGIPSIVSPTRR; encoded by the coding sequence GTGATCGACCTCGACGGCAGCGACGGCGGCGGCCAACTGGTCCGGACGGCGCTTTCCCTCTCGGCGCTCGGCGGGGAGCCGTTCCGGATGGAGCGGGTCCGCGGCGACCGGCCGAACCCCGGGCTGAAGCGTCAGCACCTCGCGTGCGTCGAGGCGGTCGCCGCCCTCACCGACGCCGACGTCGAGGGGGCCGCAGTCGGGTCGGAGACGCTCCAGTTCGACCCCGTCGTCCGCCCCGACGCCGCGGCCGCCCCCGACGAGGTCGCGGTCGACATCGGGACCGCGGGCAGCGCCACGCTCGTCGCCGACACCCTGCTCCCGCTTGCGACGCGGATCGACGAGCCCCTCCACGCCCGCGTGACCGGCGGGACCGACGTACGGTGGTCGCCGTCGGCGGACTACCTGCGGCGGGTCAAGCTGCCGCTGCTCCGGGCGTTCGGACTCGACGCCGACGCGAGCGTGGAGCGCCGCGGGTTCTTCCCCGCCGGCGGGGGGCGGCTCGACCTCCGACTCCGGCCGTCGTCGCTGGCACCGATCGAACTCGGGTTGCACGATGGGGTTCGGGCCCCGGTGACCGACCCCCGGATCGCCGTCTATGCCGCCGCGGCCGACGACGTCGCCGACGGGGACCCCGCCGGGCGGCTGGCCGACGCGGCCGTGACGGCGCTCGGGGATCGCGACCTTGCCGGAAACGCCACAGCGACGACCGCGTCCGTCGAGGCCGACTCCACCGGGGCGGTGCTCACGGTCGTCGTCGCCGACGCGGCGGTCCCCGGGAGTACGAGCGGCCGGGCCGAGCCACGCGCCGGCTTCGTCGCCTACGGCGACACGACCGACGCCCCGTCGTCGCTTGCGGACACGGCCGCCGACGCGGTCGAGCGGTGGCAAGCGACCGACGCGCCGGTCGACGCCAACCTCGGAGATCAGCTCGTCGTGTGGCTCGCGATCGCCGGCGGGGCGGTCCCGATCCCGCGGGTCACGGATCACGTCCGGACTAACGTCGAACTCGTCTCCGCGTTCGGCTACGACGTCGCGATCGAGGCGCGGGGCGACGGGATCCCGTCGATCGTCTCGCCGACGCGGCGGTGA
- a CDS encoding CopG family transcriptional regulator, producing the protein MSKTKINLRIPKDLVKRADVVAKITDKSRGEIVTDALRDHLTELESQEAFKRDVFDLYLDGRISLETLNQLLDSKDPESVHVSKTLRNQAKDPDDDNASEE; encoded by the coding sequence ATGAGCAAGACGAAAATCAATCTCCGGATTCCGAAAGACCTCGTCAAGAGGGCCGATGTCGTCGCCAAGATCACCGACAAAAGCCGAGGAGAGATCGTGACCGATGCGCTCCGAGACCACCTCACGGAGCTTGAGTCTCAAGAAGCGTTCAAACGGGACGTATTCGATCTCTATCTCGATGGTCGGATCAGTCTGGAGACGCTTAATCAGCTTCTCGACTCCAAAGACCCCGAATCAGTTCACGTCTCGAAAACGCTGCGCAACCAGGCAAAGGATCCTGATGACGACAATGCATCCGAGGAGTAG
- a CDS encoding uracil-DNA glycosylase has protein sequence MTSGPDDATGGEGPPGSDPPTTEGVDVVSCTRCPRLVESRSRIVNGVGPADAELVFVGEAPGANEDSEGEPFVGRSGSVLDDALREAGLARSDVRITNCVRCRPPENRDPTGEELDNCRGHLARELAAVDPAIVVSLGKVPSEHLLDRSVAVTSEAGDVADVRVGDRPYRAVISVHPAATLYDGGQRETFFETIARAADLAGVGGDDGGQSSLGAF, from the coding sequence ATGACCTCCGGCCCCGACGACGCGACCGGCGGCGAGGGCCCGCCCGGCAGCGACCCCCCGACGACCGAGGGCGTCGACGTCGTCTCGTGTACCCGCTGTCCCCGGCTCGTCGAGTCGCGGTCGCGGATCGTCAACGGCGTCGGCCCCGCGGACGCCGAGCTGGTCTTCGTCGGCGAGGCCCCCGGCGCGAACGAGGACAGCGAGGGCGAACCGTTCGTGGGGCGCTCCGGGAGCGTCCTCGACGACGCGCTGCGGGAGGCCGGCCTCGCCCGGTCGGACGTCCGGATCACCAACTGCGTCCGGTGTCGGCCGCCGGAGAACCGCGACCCCACGGGCGAGGAACTCGACAACTGCCGTGGGCACCTCGCTCGGGAACTCGCCGCCGTCGACCCCGCAATCGTCGTGTCGCTCGGGAAGGTCCCCTCCGAACACCTGCTGGATCGCTCGGTCGCGGTCACCTCGGAAGCGGGCGACGTCGCCGACGTCCGAGTCGGCGACCGACCCTACCGCGCCGTGATCTCGGTCCACCCCGCGGCGACGCTGTACGACGGCGGCCAGCGGGAGACGTTCTTCGAGACGATCGCCCGCGCGGCCGACCTCGCGGGCGTCGGCGGCGACGACGGCGGCCAGTCGAGTTTGGGGGCGTTCTAA
- the hisH gene encoding imidazole glycerol phosphate synthase subunit HisH, with amino-acid sequence MSAQTVADVVLVDYGLGNLRSARRGLERAGAAVEITEDPDDFAAADGIVLPGVGAFSEGMDNAGPFREPLAAAADRGQPVFGICLGMQMLLTTSEEADYEGQGEVEGLDFVPGTNLRFDTDLKVPHMGWNELDVEREHPIVEGVDSVGSEIPRADGTTAGGSVDGEHAYFVHSYYASPEDPDAVVATTDYGTAFPAVIANEAGNVFGTQFHPEKSGETGLRILRNFVEYCTDR; translated from the coding sequence ATGAGCGCCCAGACGGTAGCGGACGTCGTTTTAGTCGACTACGGCCTCGGCAACCTCCGGAGCGCCCGACGCGGGCTGGAGCGCGCCGGCGCCGCCGTCGAGATCACCGAGGACCCCGACGACTTCGCGGCGGCCGACGGGATCGTGCTCCCCGGCGTCGGCGCGTTCAGCGAGGGGATGGACAACGCCGGGCCGTTCCGGGAACCGCTGGCGGCGGCCGCAGACCGGGGCCAGCCGGTGTTCGGGATCTGTCTCGGGATGCAGATGCTCCTGACGACAAGCGAGGAGGCCGACTACGAGGGCCAAGGCGAGGTCGAGGGGCTTGATTTCGTCCCGGGCACTAACCTCCGGTTCGACACCGACCTGAAGGTGCCGCATATGGGCTGGAACGAACTCGACGTCGAGCGCGAGCACCCGATCGTCGAGGGGGTCGACAGCGTGGGATCGGAGATCCCACGGGCAGACGGAACCACTGCGGGTGGTTCCGTCGACGGGGAGCACGCGTACTTCGTTCACTCCTACTACGCCAGCCCCGAAGACCCCGACGCGGTCGTCGCGACCACCGACTACGGCACCGCGTTCCCGGCGGTCATCGCGAACGAGGCCGGCAACGTCTTCGGCACGCAGTTCCACCCCGAGAAGTCCGGCGAGACCGGGCTACGGATCCTGCGGAACTTCGTGGAGTACTGTACCGACCGGTAG
- a CDS encoding DUF7384 family protein gives MDSWGSLFERAAGIDADERAVREAVESVRSGDGDPPDADPAPPADSGPARVVADADVLAADLLVGDAARDALDPLRSHSWTALLASDPLLDDAAATIADLADPDLAAAWRERLADWRESVTHPPGDNPALGSAYRGGAMHLLTFDDRLLSTQAGATLGTDLTVSARHPEAFAALFDAASLYPEVVGGAYPGPDRDPRE, from the coding sequence ATGGACTCGTGGGGCTCGCTGTTCGAGCGCGCAGCCGGGATCGACGCCGACGAGCGCGCGGTCCGCGAGGCGGTCGAATCGGTCCGCTCCGGGGACGGGGATCCACCCGACGCCGACCCCGCGCCGCCGGCCGACTCCGGCCCGGCCCGCGTCGTCGCCGACGCCGACGTGCTCGCGGCGGACCTCCTCGTCGGCGACGCCGCCAGGGACGCGCTCGACCCCCTCCGGAGCCACAGCTGGACCGCGTTGCTCGCGAGCGACCCGCTCCTCGATGACGCTGCGGCCACGATCGCCGACCTCGCCGACCCCGACCTCGCGGCGGCGTGGCGCGAGCGCCTCGCGGACTGGCGGGAATCAGTCACGCATCCCCCCGGCGACAACCCCGCTCTCGGGAGCGCCTACCGCGGCGGCGCGATGCATCTGCTCACGTTCGACGACCGGCTACTATCGACGCAGGCAGGTGCGACGCTCGGGACCGATCTCACGGTGAGCGCCCGCCACCCCGAGGCGTTCGCGGCGCTGTTCGACGCCGCGAGCCTGTATCCGGAAGTCGTCGGCGGGGCGTATCCCGGCCCCGACCGCGACCCGCGGGAATAG
- a CDS encoding Hsp20/alpha crystallin family protein yields MTRTPDFDGVETDTLFDRMSRQFEAMTRQFDGTGTFRRNTAVDLRDDPEAFEIVIDLPGFEKADIDVAVADRELTVDAVRDTGTVSPKRGDDDGRYVRQERRTDSIHRSIRLPGEVRSNDATASYNNGVLTVSLPKRTADDEGSHRIDVE; encoded by the coding sequence ATGACCCGTACTCCCGATTTCGACGGCGTTGAGACCGACACCCTCTTCGACCGGATGTCCCGGCAGTTCGAGGCGATGACACGACAGTTCGACGGCACGGGGACGTTCCGGCGCAACACCGCGGTGGACCTCCGCGACGACCCCGAGGCGTTCGAGATCGTGATCGACCTCCCCGGCTTCGAGAAAGCCGACATCGACGTCGCGGTCGCGGACCGCGAACTGACCGTCGACGCCGTTCGGGACACCGGAACGGTCTCGCCGAAGCGGGGCGACGACGACGGCCGGTACGTCCGCCAGGAGCGCCGCACCGACTCGATCCACCGATCGATCCGGCTCCCCGGCGAGGTTCGCAGCAACGACGCCACGGCCAGCTACAACAACGGCGTCCTCACCGTCTCGCTCCCGAAACGGACCGCCGACGACGAGGGCTCCCACCGGATCGACGTCGAGTAG
- a CDS encoding UPF0146 family protein translates to MVTCRDTALVRRLSGYASAVEIGVGRRAEVVASLADAGVAVTATDVVAADEVEVPATVSFVRDDVVAASERDHPGATYEAALLYGLNLPPELHRPARDVADAVDADFLFTTLGGDPPAVPATPTALPEGGTLYVARGDDR, encoded by the coding sequence GTGGTTACGTGCCGTGATACCGCTCTCGTCCGCCGACTTTCGGGGTACGCCTCGGCGGTCGAGATCGGCGTCGGTCGCCGGGCTGAGGTGGTCGCGAGCCTCGCGGATGCCGGGGTCGCGGTCACCGCCACGGACGTCGTCGCGGCCGACGAGGTCGAGGTCCCGGCCACCGTATCGTTCGTCCGCGACGATGTCGTCGCGGCCAGCGAGCGCGACCACCCCGGAGCGACCTACGAGGCTGCCCTCCTGTACGGCCTGAACCTTCCGCCCGAACTCCACCGTCCGGCACGTGACGTGGCCGACGCGGTCGACGCCGACTTCCTGTTTACGACGCTCGGCGGCGACCCGCCGGCGGTCCCGGCGACGCCGACAGCCCTCCCCGAAGGCGGGACGCTGTACGTCGCCCGCGGTGACGACCGGTAG
- a CDS encoding 50S ribosomal protein L15e, with protein MARSFYSHIKEAWKQPGDGKLAELQWQRKQEWRDEGAIVRIDRPTRLDKARELGYKAKQGVVVVRASVRKGNARKQRFKAGRRSKRQGVNRIGRRKSIQRIAEERVARKYPNLRTLASYWVGEDGSQKWHEVILVDPEHPAIETDDDLSWICDDDHKGRAFRGLTNAGRSNRGLQNRGKGAEHTRPSIGSEKRRGK; from the coding sequence ATGGCACGAAGCTTCTACTCGCACATCAAGGAGGCCTGGAAGCAGCCCGGTGACGGCAAGCTCGCCGAGCTGCAGTGGCAGCGCAAACAGGAGTGGCGCGACGAGGGCGCCATCGTCCGGATCGACCGACCGACGCGACTCGACAAGGCCCGCGAACTCGGCTACAAGGCCAAGCAGGGCGTCGTCGTCGTCCGCGCCTCGGTCCGGAAAGGCAACGCCCGCAAGCAGCGGTTCAAAGCCGGCCGCCGCAGCAAGCGGCAGGGCGTCAACCGCATCGGCCGCCGGAAGAGCATCCAGCGCATCGCCGAGGAGCGCGTCGCCCGGAAGTACCCCAACCTCCGGACGCTCGCCTCCTACTGGGTCGGCGAGGACGGCTCCCAGAAGTGGCACGAGGTGATCCTCGTGGATCCCGAACACCCCGCGATCGAAACCGACGACGACCTCTCGTGGATCTGCGACGACGACCACAAGGGGCGGGCGTTCCGCGGGCTCACCAACGCCGGCCGCTCGAACCGCGGGCTTCAGAACCGCGGGAAGGGCGCCGAACACACCCGGCCCAGCATCGGGTCGGAGAAGCGACGCGGGAAATAA
- a CDS encoding histidine kinase N-terminal 7TM domain-containing protein: MAGVHPIQLGYSLVFGATALICFAAVRRALDRLDDSDARTGLVALLATTGLWASFYVGRILSAAPGVQLMFYLLGLIAGLASVGGWLYFCSAYAGKSYHRTPAFRRVAVFVFLTIIAVKLTSPVHGLYFSTAPATTPFPHLVIRLGTLHWIVTGLAYALSAIGFYMLFETFRGSNYTTGRLSLLVGLAGLPVVFDLIAYSGYGPVLTLNYEPIGVALFAVGVLYVADGSFVTVRRFEREQLLDELEEGIIIVDADWRVKDTNEAARTLFPELADSVDESVSEVVPELAEVLPAGESRVIRVSESGVERRYLLSMQPLTVGQTTVGRALVLTDVTAIERQRQRVRRHETQLDNFEEAITHELRNTLNVVQGNIELVAADLPPDAEAEQRIRTASEAVDRMGIIVSDLVMIAQLGRQVEETETVDVDAAMRRAFAAVAGADCGLTTTGLGEISTDRRRTEQLFESLFEFCLRNGAEAVEASRNSETFVIEDDGQPLSAVDVDRAFAYGQAVPDAESGMLLPVVRTLAEANGWTVDVDAAYDDGARFVIRR, from the coding sequence ATGGCGGGGGTGCATCCGATACAGTTGGGCTACTCGCTCGTTTTCGGTGCGACCGCGCTGATCTGTTTCGCCGCCGTCCGCCGCGCGCTCGACCGTCTGGATGACTCCGACGCGCGGACCGGGCTGGTCGCGCTGCTTGCGACGACCGGACTGTGGGCGTCGTTCTACGTCGGCCGGATCCTCTCCGCGGCTCCGGGGGTTCAGTTGATGTTCTACCTTCTCGGCCTCATCGCGGGACTGGCGTCGGTCGGGGGGTGGCTCTACTTCTGCTCGGCGTACGCCGGGAAGTCCTACCACCGGACGCCGGCGTTCCGGCGGGTCGCGGTGTTCGTGTTCCTCACGATCATCGCGGTGAAGCTCACCAGCCCGGTCCACGGGCTGTACTTCTCGACCGCGCCGGCGACCACCCCGTTTCCGCACCTCGTGATCCGGCTGGGCACCCTCCACTGGATCGTCACCGGGCTGGCCTATGCGCTGTCGGCGATCGGCTTCTATATGCTGTTCGAGACCTTCCGGGGGTCGAACTACACCACCGGCCGGCTGAGCCTCCTGGTCGGGTTGGCGGGGCTGCCGGTGGTCTTCGACCTGATCGCGTATTCCGGGTACGGCCCCGTGCTCACGCTCAACTACGAACCCATCGGGGTCGCGCTGTTCGCCGTGGGCGTGCTCTACGTGGCCGACGGCAGCTTCGTTACGGTCCGGCGGTTCGAGCGTGAACAGCTCCTCGACGAACTCGAGGAGGGGATCATCATCGTCGACGCCGACTGGCGGGTCAAGGACACCAACGAGGCCGCCCGGACGCTGTTCCCCGAGCTGGCCGACAGCGTCGACGAGTCGGTTTCGGAGGTGGTCCCGGAGCTCGCCGAGGTGCTCCCGGCCGGGGAGTCCCGCGTGATCAGGGTCTCGGAGTCGGGCGTAGAGCGGCGGTACCTGCTGTCGATGCAGCCGCTGACCGTCGGGCAGACGACCGTCGGCCGGGCGCTGGTGTTGACCGACGTCACCGCGATCGAACGCCAGCGACAGCGGGTCCGCCGCCACGAAACCCAGCTCGACAACTTCGAGGAGGCGATCACCCACGAGCTCCGGAACACCCTCAACGTCGTCCAGGGGAACATCGAACTGGTGGCCGCGGATCTGCCCCCCGACGCCGAGGCCGAACAGCGGATCCGAACGGCGTCGGAAGCCGTCGACCGGATGGGGATCATCGTCTCGGATCTGGTGATGATCGCACAGCTCGGCCGGCAGGTCGAGGAGACCGAGACCGTCGACGTCGACGCGGCGATGCGGCGTGCGTTCGCCGCCGTCGCAGGCGCGGACTGCGGCCTGACGACGACGGGTCTCGGCGAGATCAGTACCGACAGACGGCGTACCGAGCAGCTGTTCGAGAGCCTCTTCGAGTTCTGCCTCCGGAACGGCGCCGAGGCCGTCGAGGCCTCACGGAACTCGGAGACGTTCGTGATCGAGGACGACGGGCAGCCGCTGTCGGCGGTGGACGTCGACCGGGCGTTCGCGTACGGGCAGGCGGTCCCCGACGCCGAATCGGGGATGTTGCTCCCGGTGGTGCGGACGCTCGCGGAGGCGAACGGCTGGACGGTCGACGTCGACGCCGCGTACGACGACGGCGCCCGGTTCGTGATCCGGCGGTAA